The genomic interval GGGTCACGCCCGCAGAGGACCTCCCTTTCGGCGACGGCTCCTTTGCCTTCGTCTGCTGCTGCGATGTCCTCGAGCACGTCGATGATCCGGAAAAGATAGTGGGTGAGGTCTCCCGCGTCCTCGCACCGGGAGGCGTCTTTTTTTACGACACCATCAACAGGACCTTCGCGAGTAAAATTGCCACGATCAAAGTCATGCAGGAGTGGAAGTCGACAGCCTTTGCCGTGGCGAATGCCCATGAGTGGAACAGGTTCATCACCCCCATGGAGCTGACCGTCATGCTGGAGCGCCGGGGCCTGACAAACAAGGAGATAAGAGGCATCTCCCCGGGCGGCAACCCTCTCTCAAATTACCTCAACCTCGTCCGGGCCAGGAAGGGAGCGATCACCTACCGCGAACTGGGCCGGAGGATGGCCTTCCACCTGAGTAACAATACGATGAATTCCTACGCAGGGTACGCAGTGAAGGAGTACCGCTCCTAAGGCCGGGTCGTCGCGGAATTCGCGCCGTCCCTCCCAGTCCTTTCAGGATTTCGGAGCAGCCCCGTAAGCCCTCAGTTTCAGTTCAAAAACTTTTCTCGCCGCAGATAAAACCGGATAGGGCGGATAAAGAGCGTCTCTTCTGTCCCACCGGTGACATTACCGGTTGGACACTCTCCGGCCCGCAGGGCCGAGAGTATTTGACCGGCCAGAATCGGCCGGGCAAATAGAAATCATTCTCAATTCATCTGCCTTTATCCCGTTTATCCGAAGTTATCTGCGGCTAAAGGGGTTTTTGATCGAGACTGAGGGGCTTAGCCGTCCCTCAATATATTCCTATGCATCAAGGGGAATAGGTATTATACTCTTTGCCGTGAAAGTGCTTCTCCTTCAGCCTCCTATCGAGGATTTTTATGACACCTCCATACGGACCTACCCCCTTTCGCTCCTCTATCTGGCGGCCCGGATCAGGGACAAGGCGGAGACGGCGGTCCTAGATTTAAGAAGCAATCGCAAGGCACAACGACTCCAAACCCATCCCTTCGAAGACCTTACTCCTTTCTACCAGGAGGGGATCCGCACCCCTTTCTCCTTTTTCGGCGCCTATTACCGCTTCGGCCTCAATGCACACGAGATCGAGGAGGAGATCAGGAAGGCGGATCCGGACGTGGTCTGTATCTCATCGCTGTTCACCACCTATTCACTCGAAGCGCTCGAAATAGCCCGTATAACCAAAGGCATAAAAGAAGAGATCGTCACCATAATGGGGGGCCTTCACCCTACCCTCTTTCCCCGCCATTGCCTCTCCTCTCCTTATGTCGATTACGTAATTCGGGGCGAGGGGGAGACGCCGCTCGTCCGGTTAATAGAGGCACTCGCAGCCGGCAGACGCCCCCACGCGAGGGATATAGACGGCCTGTGTGAGCGGGATGGAGATGATTACCGTATCTCGGAGCCTTCCGTGGAAGAGGATATCGATCTTCTCCCCGCCCGCGACCTTCTGGACCCTTCGGCCTACCGCATCGGAAAAAAAAATTACACCTTCTTCCTCACCTCCCGGGGCTGCCCGTTCCAGTGCGCCTTTTGCGGAAAACCAGCGGTGCCCTATCGCAGGAGAAGTCTCGAATCCATGGAAAGGGAGATCGGAGAATGCCTGGACCTCGACATAAAGGCGATCGATTTCGAAGACGACATGCTCAACCTCGACACGGGGTTCTTTCACGAGGTCCTGGGCCTCTTTGAGGGCACGGGCCTCACCCTCTCGGCCATGAATGGCATTTACACGGGAAACCTCACCGGCGCGACTCTCGAAACGATGTACTCCGCCGGTTTCCGGCGCCTCAACTTCGCCCTCGTCGATATCTCGAAACCCGTGATGAAGAACCAGGGGAGGACCTTTCCCGCCAATTTCCTCACGCTCCTGCCTTATATTGAAGCTTCACCCTTTCTCATGGAGGCCCATTTCATTATCGGCCTTCCCGGCCAGACATCGGCGGAAGTCCTGGAGACAATGATCTTCCTCATGGGCAAGAGGTTGCTTGCCGGGCCCAGCATCTTCTACCTCGCCCCGGGAAGTCCTATTTTTAAGGAGAAGGTGGGCGACAACTGGGAGGGCCTCATCAAATCGATGCGCTCGGCCGCCATGGTCCCCGTAAACCCCCTCATGCCGAGGGAGACGCTCTTTACCTTTATGAAATTGACGAGGTTCATCAACTTGGTGAAGGGCGCCCTCGACCGGGAGCCGGCGCCTGCGGACCTCTCCGATCTCGTCCGCTCCGGCGGGTCCGGGAGAAATCCCGTCAATGGCGAGATCATAGCCGCCTTGTGGCGGGAAAATAGATTCCTCGCCTATGACCTGAAGACAAAAAAACTCATTCAAGAGCCCCAGGACAGGGACCTTGTAAGACTCTTCTTTGAAAAAGCGCGGGGCAGGAAGATCAAAGGGTTTAAAACATCGAACACCCTGGTGATAGGCTAGGGCCCGATTGCGCCCCTGTGCATAGGCCGGGTCGCGGAGGAATTCACCCTCGTGACGACTTTACTCTTGAAATTCTCAATACAATCAACTATAAAAAATCAACTGGAACATATGACCGGGCCGCTATGGGAGGGGCTCAAAGGGAAGGAGGATCATGAACAGGAAGGGACGGATGCGGCTCTATATGGCAGCGACTGCAGCGCTGATGCTCTTTACATCCCTGATGGGATGTCACTCGGATAACGATAAATCTCTGGAAAAGATAAAACAGGCGGGGGTCATCAGGATCGCCTCGGGCCCCGGATATCCACCTTTCACGTATCGTAATGCAAAGGGTGAGCTGGCAGGTTTTGACGTGGCTCTCTCAGGGGAGCTCGCAAAAAGGCTGGGGGTCAAGGCTGAGATCGTCACGGTCCAGTGGGAGGATATCATCAACGGCCTCAAAGGGAATAAGTATGATGCCATCCTCGGAAGCATGTCCGTGACCGAGGAAAGGGCGAAAGTAGTCGATTTCTCACTCCCTTACTACTACGCCAGATCGCAGGTGATGGTCCCGAAAGATTCAACCCTCAAGAGCGTAAAAGACCTTAAGAATAAATCGGTAGGGGTCATGGGTGAGACCACCTTCGAGGACGATGCAAAGGCCCAGGGGATCACGCAGCTCCGCCGGTACAAGACAAACGATGATGCAGTTGTGGCCTTGGGGAAAAAAGAGGTGGACGCCATCATCACCGATGATGTGGCAGGCATGTATGCCAAAAACAGACTCCACGTGGACATCGAGCCTTTTGGCGATACCTTGAGCACCGATAAAATCTCGATTGCGGTACGAAAAGGAGACCGTACGCTCCTTAAGAAAATTGATGCGGTCATCGAAGAGATGCAGAAGGACGGCACCCTCAGGGACCTCGTGGAGAGGATGGCCTCCAACAGGCTCGATTCATTGCAGACAAAGTGACGGGCCGGCTCCGGCTATAATAGGTCTTTTCCCGTGGAAAATGCCCTTCCCAACGCCCTTCCGAGAGAGTAATACTGCTTGAATCCTGGAGCGAATACGAGGGGTCTCACTTTTTCGGGATCGATCTTTCCTTTTGCATCGAGCACCGATTCTTCCGCGACCACATCGACTATCCTGCCGATGAACTGAGTATGGAGGCCGAGCTCGATGGTGTGGATGAGTGCACATTCGAGGGCGTAGGGAAACTCCTCCACATAAGGAGCGTCTACCGCAGTGCTCGGGGCCGCCGTGAGACCGGCGACGGCTAATTTATCAACCTTCTTACCCGTGGCAATCCCGAAATAATCGACCTCCTTCACGTACTTCTCCGAAGCGATACATACGGTAAAGGCCTTCCTTTCTACGATGTTTCCATAGGTGTAAGTCGCCTTCCGTAGTGATATACCAATGCAGGGCGGCTCGGAGCAGCATATGCCCGCCCATGCGGCGGTCATGACGTTTGCCTTCCCTTCCTTATCATATGTTCCCACCACCACCGAGGGCGTCGGGTAGAGCAGGGTGTTCGGTCCTATCGATTTCTTCATTCTTTCCTCCCTACCATTTCTCCTTTCTCCGCCCCTCCCAAAGCGCCTGTTCCATGCCTCTTCGCATGAGGCACAACCGGGGCGGCTAAAAGGAGCATAATAATAAAACGATTGATATTGTTAATCAATAAAAAATAAAGGTTAACTGTTCCCCCGGGAATGCATGCGCCTTCACCTGAAAGAGCGGGCGAGCTTAATCGGTTCATACCTTTATGGCAACGGCAAAAGGTGCTATACTTCCCTTAGAGCAAAGGGGTGTGACATGAAAAAAAGAATTACTTTCATAATGATAGTGGTGGCGGGCCTTTCCTTGACCCTTCCCGCCTATGGGTTCTCATGGTCCAACGGCTACTATTACGGCTATCGCGGCGGCTGTTGCTACGGCAATGGCTGGGGCGTGGGCGCGGCCATTGCGGGCGGCCTGGTGGCTGCCCTCCTCGTCGGTACGATTATTGCGGACCAGGGAAGACGAAGCCCCCCTCCTGCGCCCGTCCCCGATCCCCACGCAGCCTATGCCTATCCTGATCCGGCATTCACCGCGAAATACGGTCCTGAGACCACAAAAGAAGCCCCTCCGGGAGAATGGGTTTTGGTACCCGGCCAGTGGACGGGCAGCGTCTGGGTGCCCGAGCATCAGGTATGGGTAGCCCGGGACGACGGTTCGTCGAAGCAATAGAGACTCAAAAACAGGACCACACTCTTTGGAACGAGGCGCTCCGGCAACGGGCGTCCCGGAACACGCCTGTTTTCATAATCCATCGTTCCATCAATTCCGGCGCCCCAATTTAACCTTCTCAATCCCGATCCGATAATATAACAGACACTGCAAGGCCTGCCGGAGGGAAAAATGTTTCAGCCCCATACCTATTCACAGGACGAGATACGACAGATCCAGCGCGCGTGCTGCCACTTGTTTATGAGTGAGAAAGTCATGCGCTCCGAGGTGGTCTCTGAACGTGAGGAAACCCGCCTGCGCTACCCTTTTCTCGAGCAGCTCACCTATGAAGACGTGAAGCAGGCCTATCGGGCAAATGTATTTACCTATCATCCCGACCGGAATCAGGATAAAGAACCCGAAGAGATCGACTTCTATTCCCGTCACGTGGAAGAGCTGAACCGGTCCTACGAGTACCTTTCCCTGCTCTTTCGGGGAAAGAGGGCGGGTTGCGTGCAGGACACTGGCCCGAGGAGCAGGATCATCGCGGTAGGCGGAGGCAAGGGCGGGATCGGCAAGAGCATATTCGCGGCAAACCTCGGAATTGTGCTCACCTCCCTCGGCTTCAGGACCGCTATGGTGGACCTGGACCTCGGCGGCTCAGACCTTCACATCTACCTCGGCCACAAACGCATTCCCGAAACCACCCTCAATGATTTTCTCAACCGCAAGGTCTCATCCCTCGATGATGCGGCAGTCGATTGCGCCCAGGGACCAGTCCTTATTGCCGGTGACTGCGGGGAGCTCGGCTCCGCCAACATACCTTTTCAAAAAAAGATGCGCCTATTGGAGAGTATCCGCAAAATACAGGCAGATTATGTGGTCCTCGACCTGGGGGCCGGGACGGATTTCAACACCCTGGACTTCTTCCTCTCCGCGGACCTGGGGATCGTGCTCAGCACTCTCGACCAGTCCTCCTATCTCGAAGCCTATGGGTTCATAAAGACCGCCCTTC from Syntrophorhabdaceae bacterium carries:
- the ubiG gene encoding bifunctional 2-polyprenyl-6-hydroxyphenol methylase/3-demethylubiquinol 3-O-methyltransferase UbiG, producing MAVDNDVYERLAHSWWDDDEPLFSTLRFFINPVRFKYFKFILDHVLKIDCRGARLLDVGCGGGFLSEEFARIGMAVSGVDRSPATIEAAKTHAAQERLVIDYRVTPAEDLPFGDGSFAFVCCCDVLEHVDDPEKIVGEVSRVLAPGGVFFYDTINRTFASKIATIKVMQEWKSTAFAVANAHEWNRFITPMELTVMLERRGLTNKEIRGISPGGNPLSNYLNLVRARKGAITYRELGRRMAFHLSNNTMNSYAGYAVKEYRS
- a CDS encoding cobalamin-dependent protein (Presence of a B(12) (cobalamin)-binding domain implies dependence on cobalamin itself, in one of its several forms, or in some unusual lineages, dependence on a cobalamin-like analog.) gives rise to the protein MIETEGLSRPSIYSYASRGIGIILFAVKVLLLQPPIEDFYDTSIRTYPLSLLYLAARIRDKAETAVLDLRSNRKAQRLQTHPFEDLTPFYQEGIRTPFSFFGAYYRFGLNAHEIEEEIRKADPDVVCISSLFTTYSLEALEIARITKGIKEEIVTIMGGLHPTLFPRHCLSSPYVDYVIRGEGETPLVRLIEALAAGRRPHARDIDGLCERDGDDYRISEPSVEEDIDLLPARDLLDPSAYRIGKKNYTFFLTSRGCPFQCAFCGKPAVPYRRRSLESMEREIGECLDLDIKAIDFEDDMLNLDTGFFHEVLGLFEGTGLTLSAMNGIYTGNLTGATLETMYSAGFRRLNFALVDISKPVMKNQGRTFPANFLTLLPYIEASPFLMEAHFIIGLPGQTSAEVLETMIFLMGKRLLAGPSIFYLAPGSPIFKEKVGDNWEGLIKSMRSAAMVPVNPLMPRETLFTFMKLTRFINLVKGALDREPAPADLSDLVRSGGSGRNPVNGEIIAALWRENRFLAYDLKTKKLIQEPQDRDLVRLFFEKARGRKIKGFKTSNTLVIG
- a CDS encoding transporter substrate-binding domain-containing protein, with protein sequence MNRKGRMRLYMAATAALMLFTSLMGCHSDNDKSLEKIKQAGVIRIASGPGYPPFTYRNAKGELAGFDVALSGELAKRLGVKAEIVTVQWEDIINGLKGNKYDAILGSMSVTEERAKVVDFSLPYYYARSQVMVPKDSTLKSVKDLKNKSVGVMGETTFEDDAKAQGITQLRRYKTNDDAVVALGKKEVDAIITDDVAGMYAKNRLHVDIEPFGDTLSTDKISIAVRKGDRTLLKKIDAVIEEMQKDGTLRDLVERMASNRLDSLQTK
- a CDS encoding flavin reductase family protein encodes the protein MKKSIGPNTLLYPTPSVVVGTYDKEGKANVMTAAWAGICCSEPPCIGISLRKATYTYGNIVERKAFTVCIASEKYVKEVDYFGIATGKKVDKLAVAGLTAAPSTAVDAPYVEEFPYALECALIHTIELGLHTQFIGRIVDVVAEESVLDAKGKIDPEKVRPLVFAPGFKQYYSLGRALGRAFSTGKDLL
- a CDS encoding P-loop NTPase — encoded protein: MFQPHTYSQDEIRQIQRACCHLFMSEKVMRSEVVSEREETRLRYPFLEQLTYEDVKQAYRANVFTYHPDRNQDKEPEEIDFYSRHVEELNRSYEYLSLLFRGKRAGCVQDTGPRSRIIAVGGGKGGIGKSIFAANLGIVLTSLGFRTAMVDLDLGGSDLHIYLGHKRIPETTLNDFLNRKVSSLDDAAVDCAQGPVLIAGDCGELGSANIPFQKKMRLLESIRKIQADYVVLDLGAGTDFNTLDFFLSADLGIVLSTLDQSSYLEAYGFIKTALQRKLNRLFMADSTFPVRKNEALKEIVTDGTRASEKGHSRTIQALLEKVAREDPVNLPLIADEILDFRPRLVINHCFDQRAARRVASTLRSVACQRLSIDIDHAGTISRNRTIEQSTSYAHHPLVTRHPTGTFAAEMESIVDALSLNN